One window from the genome of Osmerus eperlanus chromosome 3, fOsmEpe2.1, whole genome shotgun sequence encodes:
- the LOC134017556 gene encoding uncharacterized protein LOC134017556 — MDGQESFVNIDILLLQLVLQSRELSQKKNAINQQIELCKANIAEKKSYIETTTCSIRKLEDEIDQKQKIVKNFKANAKSMKATNNYLQQYEKVLQLELERTQENCNQEKKVYQERIESYKKVFQKYKEYYCESPLAKKLLMIQSENEEIERRINTCDGQIRMREKELEDQHGQTQSTFSIENSAESVSDRVSIEEPKTQPDHQADDLDAHIHLSSLHLTQPKGQDGCQDIGEGMAEENLEETISLNTPACPPSEGDACPEMWFNKEVIEQLQPSVEVSSMDRNQGSVLDVQDEPPTLASIAEETEVVGQRETVDEEQAPFRHMIEEEQGEKKQSSLTLMACTQSSPSRAFTSQGSPPREGPHISPRRMKAVSSTPTFSLVSSPSNSPGHQESVDATSPGFLFSMSSATPSFSGFDCGFNMASPQAEDSPFTFTSSYFSDKKPSGSKSTSGFPFDQSEKSEDDFEFAFSDQSPVNQERGGVVDALPFSFNFGTF, encoded by the exons ATGGATGGTCAAGAATCATTTGTGAACATAGACATCCTCCTACTTCAGCTGG TTCTGCAGTCTAGGGAACTGTCTCAAAAGAAGAAtgcgataaatcaacaaatagAAC TTTGCAAAGCCAATATTGCTGAGAAGAAATCTTACATAGAAACCACCACCTGCAGTATAAGGAAACTTGAAGATGAAATTGATCAGAAACAGAAAATTGTAAAGAATTTTAAAGCCAATGCAAAAAG CATGAAGGCAACCAACAACTACCTTCAACAGTATGAGAAAGTGTTGCAGTTGGAACTGGAGAGGACACAAGAGAACTGCAATCAAGAAAA GAAGGTCTACCAGGAGAGAATTGAAAGCTACAAAAAGGTGTTCCAGAAATACAAAGAGTATTACTGTGAAAGTCCTCTTGCCAAAAAACTCCTCATGATACAGTCTGAGAATGAGGAGATTGAGCGTCGCATTAACACTTGCGATGGACAGATacgaatgagagagaaagagctagaAGATCAGCATG GGCAAACACAGAGTACTTTTTCCATTGAGAATTCAGCAGAAAG TGTCTCTGATCGTGTGAGTATTGAGGAGCCTAAGACGCAGCCAGATCATCAGGCAGATGACCTCGATGCTCACATACACTTGtcttctctccacctcacccAGCCAAAGGGGCAG GATGGTTGTCAGGACATTGGTGAGGGAATGGCTGAGGAGAATCTGGAGGAAACCATCAGTCtgaacacaccagcctgccctcCATCTGAAGGAGATGCTTGTCCTGAAATGTGGTTCAACAAGGAAGTAATAG AACAATTGCAGCCATCAGTTGAGGTTTCAAGTATGGATCGCAACCAAGGAAGTGTGCTAGATGTGCAG GACGAGCCTCCTACTCTAGCTAGTATAGCAGAGGAGACGGAGGTGGTGGGGCAGAGAGAAACCGTGGACGAGGAGCAGGCACCTTTCAGGCACATgattgaggaggagcagggggaaaagAAGCAGTCTTCCCTAACTTTGATGGCCTGTACTCAGTCTTCCCCTTCTAGAGCTTTTACCAGTCAGGGTTCACCTCCCAGAGAAGGTCCTCATATCTCCCCACGGAGAATGAAAGCGGTGTCAAGTACCCCGACCTTCTCACTTGT ctccagccccagcaatTCACCCGGTCACCAGGAGAGTGTAGATGCCACATCTCCAGGCTTCCTGTTCTCCATGAGCTCTGCCACCCCAAGCTTCTCAGGGTTCGACTGTGGCTTCAACATGGCCTCGCCACAAGCAGAG GACTCTCCTTTTACTTTCACAAGCTCCTATTTCAGTGACAAG AAACCCTCTGGATCCAAGTCCACAAGTG GCTTTCCCTTTGACCAATCAGAGAAGTCGGAAGACGACTTTGAGTTTGCATTTTCTGACCAGAGTCCTGTGAaccaggaaaggggaggagttgTGGATGCATTGCCATTCTCCTTCAACTTTGGAACATTTTAA
- the pfkla gene encoding ATP-dependent 6-phosphofructokinase, liver type, which produces MSSMDLEKLKMTGAGRAIAVLTSGGDAQGMNAAVRAVTRMGIYVGAKMYLIYEGYQGLVDGGDNIKLAHWQSVTDIIQQGGTVIGSARCKAFTTREGRLAAAFNLVKRGITNLCVCGGDGSLTGANIFRGEWSGLLTELVQKGRITDTLAKQHNHLNIVGLVGSIDNDFCGTDMTIGADSALHRIMEIVDAITTTAQSHQRTFVLEVMGRHCGYLALVSALASGADWLFIPEAPPEEGWEDRMCARLEGSRSKGSRLNIIIIAEGAINKNGEPISSNYIKDLVVKRLGYDTRVTVLGHVQRGGTPSAFDRVLSSKVGVEAVVALLEASPDTPACVIGLSGNQAMRLPLMECVEMTKEVQKAMNEKRFDEAIKLRGGSFENNWNIYKLLSYHKPALTKTNCSLAVLNVGAPAAGMNAAVRSAARVALASGHKVYAVSDGFEGLANGAVTEMMWHSVAGWTGQGGSLLGTKRTLPSTCMETIVENINKYSIQGLLIVGGFEAYEGVLELFEARGRYDELCIPMVVIPATISNNVPGTDFSLGADTAVNAAMEGCDKIKQSASGTKRRVFVVETMGGYCGYLATTTGIAVGADAAYIFEEPINIHDLKTNVEHLTEKMRKDIQRGLVLRNEKCHVHYTTDFIHKLYSAEGKGIFDCRVNVLGHLQQGGAPSPFDRNFGTKLGVKAVQWLSEKMADNYRQGRVFANAPNTACVIGLNKKVLSFIPVTELKAMTDFEHRMPKTQWWLNLRLMLKMLAKHQTSFSDYVPGEIEHVTRRSLSIDTGF; this is translated from the exons ATGTCCTCGATGGATTTGGAAAAACTAAAGATGACGGGCGCTGGACGAGCGATCGCCGTTCTTACTAGTGGTGGAGATGCACAAG GCATGAACGCGGCTGTCCGCGCTGTGACCCGAATGGGCATATATGTGGGAGCGAAGATGTATCTAATCTATGAG GGCTACCAAGGGCTGGTGGATGGAGGAGACAACATTAAACTGGCCCACTGGCAGAGTGTGACTGACATAATCCAGCAG GGGGGCACGGTCATCGGCAGCGCCCGCTGTAAGGCCTTCACCACCCGAGAAGGGAGGCTGGCGGCAGCCTTCAACCTGGTGAAGCGCGGCATTACCAACCTGTGCGTGTGCGGTGGCGACGGCAGTCTCACCGGGGCCAACATCTTCCGTGGCGAGTGGAGCGGTCTGTTGACAGAGCTGGTGCAGAAAG gGAGGATCACAGACACACTAGCTAAGCAGCACAACCACCTAAATATCGTAGGGCTGGTGGGCTCCATTGACAACGACTTCTGTGGGACAGACATGACCATCGGAGCCGACTCAGCTCTGCACCGCATCATGGAGATCGTTGATGCCATCACCACCACCGCCCAGAG CCACCAGCGCACGTTTGTTCTGGAAGTCATGGGCCGCCACTGTGG GTACTTGGCGCTGGTGTCTGCTTTGGCGTCCGGAGCAGACTGGCTCTTCATACCAGAGGCGCCCccagaggagggctgggaggaccgCATGTGTGCCCGTCTGGAGGGG AGTCGCAGTAAGGGATCCCGactcaacatcatcatcatcgctgAGGGGGCTATCAACAAGAACGGAGAGCCAATATCTTCCAACTACATCAAGGAT CTGGTAGTGAAGAGGCTCGGCTATGACACCAGGGTGACGGTGCTGGGTCATGTCCAGAGAGGAGGCACGCCCTCTGCCTTCGACAGGGTCCTG agcagtaaggtgggtgtggaggccgTGGTGGCGCTGCTGGAGGCGAGCCCAGACACCCCTGCATGTGTCATCGGCCTGTCTGGAAACCAGGCCATGCGGCTGCCCCTCatggagtgtgtggagatg ACTAAGGAGGTGCAGAAGGCCATGAATGAGAAGCGTTTTGACGAGGCCATCAAACTGCGAGGAGG GAGCTTTGAAAACAACTGGAACATTTACAAGCTGCTGTCCTACCATAAGCCAGCCCTGACCAAG ACTAACTGCTCCCTGGCTGTCTTGAACGTGGGCGCCCCAGCCGCAGGTATGAATGCTGCGGTGAGGTCGGCCGCCAGGGTGGCGCTGGCTTCCGGTCACAAGGTCTACGCTGTCAGCGATGGCTTTGAAGGCCTGGCCAACGGAGCG gtGACTGAGATGATGTGGCACAGTGTGGCTGGCTGGACTGGCCAGGGTGGCTCCCTGCTGGGAACCAAGCG GACCCTCCCAAGCACGTGCATGGAGACAATTGTGGAAAACATCAACAAGTACAGCATCCAAGGCCTGCTGATTGTCGGAGGGTTCGAG GCCTATGAGGGTGTGCTGGAGCTGTTTGAAGCACGGGGTCGTTATGACGAGCTGTGCATCCCCATGGTGGTCATCCCAGCCACCATCAGCAACAATGTGCCCGGCACGGACTTCAGCCTGGGGGCCGACACGGCTGTTAATGCTGCCATGGAG GGTTGTGACAAGATCAAGCAATCAGCTTCTGGAACCAAAAGGCGTGTCTTTGTGGTGGAGACTATGGGGGGTTATTGTGGATACCTGGCAACCACCACTGGTATTGCAGTTGGTGCTGATGCAGCATACATATTTGAGGAACCTATCAACATCCACGACTTAAAG ACTAACGTGGAGCATTTAACAGAGAAGATGAGGAAGGATATCCAGCGAGGACTGGTGTTGAG GAACGAGAAGTGCCATGTCCACTACACCACTGACTTCATCCACAAGCTGTATTCAGCAGAGGGGAAGGGCATCTTCGATTGCCGTGTCAATGTGCTCGGGCATCTCCAGCAA GGTGGGGCCCCTTCACCCTTTGACAGAAATTTCGGCACTAAATTGGGTGTGAAGGCTGTGCAGTGGCTTTCTGAGAAGATGGCGGACAACTACAGACAAG GACGTGTGTTCGCCAACGCCCCGAACACAGCTTGTGTGATCGGCCTCAACAAGAaggtcctctccttcatccctgtGACTGAACTAAAGGCCATGACTGATTTTGA ACACAGGATGCCTAAGACACAGTGGTGGTTGAACCTGCGTCTGATGCTGAAGATGCTGGCCAAGCACCAGACCAGCTTCAGCGATTACGTCCCTGGGGAGATCGAACATGTGACCCGCAGGTCCCTCAGCATAGATACTGGCTTCTAA